A single Ziziphus jujuba cultivar Dongzao chromosome 11, ASM3175591v1 DNA region contains:
- the LOC107433359 gene encoding calmodulin-binding transcription activator 3 isoform X4 translates to MLDGQLEHIVLVHYREVKEGYKSSISRLLADPGSQVGSPQSSSVPCSAQANSPAPTVQTSNILSPNRVDWIGPTPCLEFEDVDSGGGPQASSVAHPTFGSVSQNASLLLHGVPGFSELSRNPPGSWSAGSKSYSPAGSSLLAGVHSLTRNEDGVTDQKVYAEHPFGADYRAHKLTDARLDVGGKNQDVEDRLITGIDIQAVTTASQGEIQVPQEHALNSIYPQFQGYSDSQMAVISTEQVEKESKDVETANEEAGELKKLDSFGRWMDREIGVDCDDSLMASDSGNYWNALDTENDDKEVSSLSRHMQLEIDSLGPSLSQEQLFSIFDFSPDWTYSGIETKVLIVGRFLGSRRYSAETKWGCMFGEIEVSAEVLCDNVIRCQTPIHAPGRVPFYVTCSNRLACSEVREFEYREKPLGIGINITPEEKSRLQIRLGKLLDLGPEGKRLDCSVVDCDKCKLRSTIYSMTTNSSGDWGLSPNHATPRDVLIQNLLKDRLCEWLVFKVHDGGKGPHVLDDEGQGVIHLAASLGYEWAMGPIVAAGISPNFRDAHGRTGLHWASYFGREETVIALVRFGAAPGAVDDPTPAFPGGQTAADLASSSGHKGIAGYLAEADLISHLSLLNIGENTMDSAAATIAAENAINTGSRIFTSDLSIEHQFLKGSLAAVRKSAHAAALIQAAFRNRSFRHRQLKSSEDISDVSLDLVALGSLNKVQKLSHFEDYLHSAALRIQRKYRGWKGRREFLKIRNRIVKIQAHVRGHQVRKQYKKLVWSVSILEKVILRWRRKGVGLRGFRVETAIEGVSPGIRKIDEYEFLRIGRKQKVAGVEKALARVKSMVRHPEAREQYMRLVSKFESFKLGHEGSSGTQQVDNSKKSATEQVLPAFTEDH, encoded by the exons ATGCTTGATGG GCAATTAGAGCACATTGTTCTTGTACATTACAGAGAAGTAAAAGAG GGGTACAAGTCTAGCATTTCTCGTTTGCTGGCAGATCCAGGATCACAGGTTGGAAGCCCTCAAAGTAGTTCAGTGCCTTGCTCTGCACAAGCAAACTCTCCTGCCCCTACTGTTCAAACATCTAATATATTGAGTCCAAACCGAGTTGACTGGATTGGACCAACACCATGTTTGGAATTTGAGGATGTGGATTCAGGTGGTGGTCCACAAGCTTCTTCTGTTGCTCACCCGACATTTGGTTCTGTATCTCAAAATGCTTCTCTTCTTCTGCATGGTGTTCCAG GATTCTCTGAGTTATCCAGGAACCCCCCTGGTTCATGGTCTGCTGGATCCAAATCTTACAGTCCTGCTGGATCTTCCCTCTTGGCTGGAGTGCACAGCTTAACCAGAAATGAAGATGGTGTAACTGATCAGAAAGTTTATGCTGAACATCCTTTTGGGGCTGACTATAGAGCACATAAGCTAACAGATGCTAGATTGGATGTTGGTGGCAAAAATCAAGATGTTGAAGATAGATTGATCACTGGAATAGATATCCAAGCGGTAACAACTGCTTCCCAGGGGGAAATCCAG GTGCCACAGGAGCATGCTTTAAATTCAATTTATCCCCAGTTTCAAGGTTATTCTGATTCTCAGATGGCAGTCATTTCTACCGAGCAAGTAGAAAAGGAATCTAAAGATGTTGAAACTGCAAATGAGGAAGCAGGAGAGCTGAAGAAACTTGACAGCTTTGGAAGGTGGATGGATAGAGAAATCGGTGTTGACTGTGATGATTCTTTGATGGCTTCTGACTCTGGCAATTATTGGAACGCACTTGATACTGAGAATGATGACAAGGAAGTATCCAGCTTATCACGCCATATGCAATTAGAAATTGATTCACTTGGACCATCTCTTTCCCAGGAACAACTATTtagtatttttgatttttcaccAGATTGGACTTATTCAGGGATTGAAACGAAG GTTCTGATTGTTGGTAGATTTCTGGGAAGCAGGAGGTATTCTGCTGAGACTAAGTGGGGATGCATGTTTGGAGAAATTGAGGTTTCTGCTGAAGTTTTATGTGACAATGTCATTCGATGTCAAACTCCCATACATGCACCTGGACGTGTTCCATTCTATGTGACCTGCAGCAATAGATTGGCCTGCAGTGAGGTGAGGGAATTTGAATATCGAGAAAAGCCTTTGGGAATTGGTATAAACATCACACCAGAAGAGAAATCGCGCCTTCAGATACGTCTGGGAAAATTGTTAGATTTAGGCCCAGAAGGGAAGAGGCTGGATTGCTCTGTCGTGGATTGTGATAAATGTAAGCTTAGGAGTACCATATACTCAATGACAACCAATAGTAGTGGTGATTGGGGATTGAGCCCCAATCATGCAACCCCTAGAGATGTCTTGATTCAAAATTTGCTGAAGGATAGGCTTTGTGAGTGGCTAGTCTTTAAAGTTCATGATGGGGGTAAAGGACCTCATGTTTTGGATGATGAAGGTCAAGGGGTTATACATTTGGCAGCTTCTCTTGGCTATGAATGGGCCATGGGCCCCATAGTTGCTGCTGGCATCAGTCCTAATTTTAGAGATGCACATGGAAGAACCGGGCTTCACTGGGCGTCATATTTTGGGAG AGAGGAAACAGTAATTGCACTAGTCAGATTTGGTGCTGCCCCAGGTGCCGTTGATGACCCAACTCCAGCATTTCCTGGGGGACAAACAGCTGCTGATCTAGCATCTAGTAGTGGACATAAAGGAATTGCTGGATATTTGGCGGAAGCGGATCTGATAAGTCACCTTTCCTTGCTGAACATCGGTGAAAATACAATGGACAGTGCTGCTGCGACAATTGCAGCTGAAAATGCCATCAACACTGGGTCAAGAATTTTCACATCGGATTTATCAATTGAGCATCAGTTTCTGAAAGGGTCGTTAGCTGCTGTTCGGAAATCAGCTCATGCAGCTGCTCTAATTCAAGCTGCCTTCCGGAATCGTTCTTTCCGTCATCGACAATTAAAGAGCAGTGAGGATATCTCTGATGTTTCACTTGACCTGGTTGCATTGGGTTCTTTGAACAAAGTCCAAAAGTTGAGTCATTTTGAGGATTATCTGCACTCTGCAGCTCTACGAATTCAAAGAAAATACCGTGGCTGGAAAGGAAGAAGGGAATTTTTGAAGATACGGAATCGTATTGTTAAAATTCAG GCTCATGTGAGAGGGCATCAAGTTCGTAAGCAGTATAAAAAGCTTGTTTGGTCTGTCAGTATATTGGAAAAGGTAATTCTTCGTTGGAGGCGAAAGGGAGTTGGTTTGCGAGGATTTCGAGTTGAAACAGCCATTGAAGGTGTGTCGCCTGGAATCAGGAAAATTGATGAATATGAATTTTTACGGATTGGGAGAAAGCAGAAAGTTGCTGGGGTTGAGAAAGCTCTTGCAAGAGTCAAGTCCATGGTTCGTCACCCTGAGGCACGCGAACAATATATGAGGCTCGTTTCTAAATTTGAGAGTTTTAAG TTGGGCCATGAGGGGAGCAGTGGAACACAGCAAGTCGATAATTCGAAAAAGAGTGCGACCGAGCAAGTTTTGCCAGCCTTTACTGAAGATCATTGA